One Gammaproteobacteria bacterium genomic window carries:
- a CDS encoding DUF4258 domain-containing protein, with the protein MQTITVNTLLTNHAKTRMSSRNISFQIVDLALKFGREIRSRGGVFHVIGKKEITQFQKYEPQLKDMDGFQVLTSEDGVIITVYRNKDLRKIRPCHRKHAYLH; encoded by the coding sequence ATGCAAACTATTACAGTCAACACACTACTGACTAACCATGCTAAAACACGTATGAGTAGCCGTAATATTAGCTTTCAAATTGTTGATTTAGCATTAAAGTTTGGCCGAGAAATTCGGTCGCGTGGTGGGGTCTTCCATGTGATTGGCAAGAAGGAAATTACACAATTCCAAAAATATGAGCCGCAGCTCAAAGATATGGATGGTTTTCAAGTATTGACTTCCGAAGATGGCGTGATTATCACCGTGTACCGTAATAAAGACCTTAGAAAAATTCGGCCGTGTCATCGTAAGCATGCGTATTTGCATTAA